A DNA window from Rhipicephalus sanguineus isolate Rsan-2018 chromosome 8, BIME_Rsan_1.4, whole genome shotgun sequence contains the following coding sequences:
- the LOC119402615 gene encoding inducible metalloproteinase inhibitor protein-like isoform X2: MNEEPGDPCARPDLPCREDVRDGQSPSLANDTNGKGCSGCVCKQGFRRSVFGECVAESDCRTCWSDPFSDYSSCGGCPPVCGEVYPAPCPRSCTSGCYCLDGFVRSSRDGGSCVPVASCPPKCLYENMVFVAHKSCYPDRCHGQEDQDYGAYECGRPGCECSRGHRLLDSLTCVASCPA; the protein is encoded by the exons ATGAACGAGGAACCGGGTGACCCATGCGCAAGACCTGATCTTCCATGCCGGGAGGACGTCAGAGATG GTCAATCTCCCTCCCTTGCCAACGACACGAATGGTAAGGGTTGCTCGGGCTGCGTTTGCAAGCAAGGCTTCCGTCGTTCGGTTTTCGGCGAATGCGTAGCCGAAAGCGACTGTCGCACTTGTTGGAGTGACCCTTTCTCGGACTACTCCAGCTGCGGCGGCTGTCCGCCCGTGTGCGGGGAGGTCTACCCCGCGCCATGCCCCAGGAGCTGTACGTCCGGTTGCTACTGCCTCGATGGATTCGTCAG GTCATCGAGGGACGGCGGTTCCTGCGTGCCAGTCGCCTCGTGTCCCCCGAAATGCCTCTACGAGAACATGGTGTTCGTAGCGCACAAGTCTTGCTACCCGGATCGTTGCCACGGCCAGGAGGATCAAGACTACGGCGCTTACGAGTGCGGACGGCCCGGGTGCGAGTGTTCGCGAGGTCATCGTCTTCTAGATTCCTTGACTTGCGTCGCCAGCTGTCCGGCTTAG
- the LOC125759665 gene encoding uncharacterized protein LOC125759665: MNREFAEGREGSSPSPAVFGSVQDGRAVCGGAMRPDRIGKPHEEQLQGVHRARDADCKEVPASPIAIESRREPNHSGGPQQKRREDQRQQELPSFRETESEQSVTGGGSGALGALQDPDRSDPEGMAVRCLQLELEKVRLQLECERVALRRAEIEQSSRSPLMSGTNDRRHTGIDGVAQCAKMLKAYRLPCDADVPMWFDEVEKLFSSFQVPEENRVHLIMPALSERVRYMLCSLSEEECVDYEIVKRAVLNELKLTPAEYLDRFQKVTKKREETWAQFASRARTYFAYYLQSRNADTKEAVAELMVADRMKASLGPEGLEYVLLREGEEWFKPVEVAKVLETFEQAKGKGRATKTLGVPTAPPLARQAGIEKANVRCYICRGQGHVARDCPQASSKEQHAKLTTVPKQRVHNVAIVDKLPPPEQERVLSARVEVFERSAGSGRSKLELIPITCGGITTEAVLDTGSEITVIREGILPQRVKDSSGAVRLQSAFGKTIQATLATLPIALNYPGRVGQPQKVDLVCAITDQLADGVNCLLSKEDWELLHAQEDNGKPRRPGFRAPGIPVKTRTGSEALAALFEGICRPRGHTAEYPLWCHVRAESQATVCLLAEEWNV, translated from the exons ATGAACCGCGAGTTCGCGGAAGGCCGAGAGGGGTCTTCGCCGTCTCCCGCTGTGTTCGGGAGCGTTCAGGACGGACGAGCCGTCTGCGGTGGCGCCATGCGG CCCGacaggatcggcaagccacacgaAGAGCAACTGCAAGGTGTCCATCGAGCCAGAGACGCCGACTGCAAGGAGGTGCCAGCGAGTCCCATCGCCATCGAAAGTCGTCGGGAGCCGAACCACAGCGGAGGCCCCCAGCAGAAACGG AGAGAAGATCAGAGACAGCAGGAGCTACCGAGCTTCAGAGAGACTGAGTCTGAGCAGTCGGTCACCGGAGGTGGTAGTGGGGCGCTAGGCGCTCTACAAGATCCGGATAGGTCAGATCCAGAGGGAATGGCAGTACGATGCCTGCAGCTCGAGCTCGAAAAAGTACGCCTACAGCTTGAATGTGAACGCGTAGCCCTACGCAGAGCAGAGATTGAGCAATCGAGTAGGTCGCCTTTGATGTCGGGAACGAACGACCGCCGCCATACCGGCATTGACGGAGTAGCACAATGCGCTAAGATGCTGAAGGCATACAGGTTGCCGTGCGACGCGGATGTCCCGATGTGGTTCGATGAGGTGGAAAAACTATTTTCATCCTTCCAGGTACCGGAAGAGAACCGAGTACACTTGATAATGCCTGCGCTGTCTGAGCGAGTCCGCTATATGCTGTGTAGCTTGAGTGAAGAGGAGTGTGTGGATTATGAGATCGTGAAACGTGCGGTACTAAATGAACTTAAGCTCACCCCAGCTGAGTACTTAGACAGGTTTCAAAAGGTGACGAAGAAAAGAGAGGAAACATGGGCTCAGTTCGCTTCTCGGGCCAGAACGTACTTCGCGTATTACCTGCAATCTCGTAATGCGGATACTAAGGAAGCGGTTGCTGAGCTAATGGTCGCTGACCGAATGAAGGCGAGTTTGGGCCCGGAAGGTCTAGAGTATGTTCTTTTGCGGGAGGGCGAAGAGTGGTTCAAACCTGTAGAGGTTGCTAAAGTTCTCGAGACTTTTGAACAGGCGAAAGGAAAGGGTCGAGCAACTAAGACGCTTGGAGTGCCAACTGCTCCGCCGTTAGCCAGGCAGGCCGGCATAGAAAAGGCCAATGTAAGGTGCTACATTTGTCGCGGTCAGGGTCACGTGGCTAGGGATTGTCCTCAGGCCTCAAGTAAGGAGCAGCATGCGAAGTTGACCACTGTGCCTAAACAGAGAGTCCATAATGTCGCCATTGTTGATAAGTTACCGCCACCCGAGCAGGAAAGGGTGCTGAGTGCGAGGGTGGAAGTATTCGAGCGAAGTGCTGGCTCGGGCCGGTCGAAACTGGAACTTATCCCGATCACGTGCGGTGGCATAACTACTGAAGCTGTGCTGGACACAGGCAGCGAAATAACGGTGATACGTGAAGGGATACTTCCGCAAAGGGTAAAGGATTCATCGGGCGCAGTAAGGCTCCAGTCGGCGTTTGGAAAAACCATCCAAGCAACTTTGGCTACATTGCCAATAGCTTTGAACTACCCGGGAAGGGTGGGACAACCACAGAAGGTTGATCTGGTGTGTGCTATTACTGACCAGCTCGCGGATGGAGTTAACTGTCTGCTGTCAAAAGAGGATTGGGAGTTACTGCATGCACAAGAAGACAATGGGA AGCCGCGGCGGCCTGGTTTTCGAGCTCCAGGAATTCCGGTCAAAACACGGACTGGGTCCGAGGCGCTGGCCGCGCTGTTTGAAGGCATCTGCCGGCCACGGGGACACACTGCAGAATACCCCCTGTGGTGTCATGTTCGCGCCGAGTCGCAGGCGACGGTCTGCTTGCTGGCCGAGGAGTGGAATGTGTAA
- the LOC119402615 gene encoding inducible metalloproteinase inhibitor protein-like isoform X1, which translates to MRVLLRSFMCFILFVIAGSNPEEPEETSLSDCQMNEEPGDPCARPDLPCREDVRDGQSPSLANDTNGKGCSGCVCKQGFRRSVFGECVAESDCRTCWSDPFSDYSSCGGCPPVCGEVYPAPCPRSCTSGCYCLDGFVRSSRDGGSCVPVASCPPKCLYENMVFVAHKSCYPDRCHGQEDQDYGAYECGRPGCECSRGHRLLDSLTCVASCPA; encoded by the exons ATGCGAGTGCTGCTGAGAAGCTTCATGTGCTTCATCTTGTTCGTCATTGCGGGCTCGAATCCGGAAG AACCAGAAGAAACGTCGCTGTCTGACTGCCAGATGAACGAGGAACCGGGTGACCCATGCGCAAGACCTGATCTTCCATGCCGGGAGGACGTCAGAGATG GTCAATCTCCCTCCCTTGCCAACGACACGAATGGTAAGGGTTGCTCGGGCTGCGTTTGCAAGCAAGGCTTCCGTCGTTCGGTTTTCGGCGAATGCGTAGCCGAAAGCGACTGTCGCACTTGTTGGAGTGACCCTTTCTCGGACTACTCCAGCTGCGGCGGCTGTCCGCCCGTGTGCGGGGAGGTCTACCCCGCGCCATGCCCCAGGAGCTGTACGTCCGGTTGCTACTGCCTCGATGGATTCGTCAG GTCATCGAGGGACGGCGGTTCCTGCGTGCCAGTCGCCTCGTGTCCCCCGAAATGCCTCTACGAGAACATGGTGTTCGTAGCGCACAAGTCTTGCTACCCGGATCGTTGCCACGGCCAGGAGGATCAAGACTACGGCGCTTACGAGTGCGGACGGCCCGGGTGCGAGTGTTCGCGAGGTCATCGTCTTCTAGATTCCTTGACTTGCGTCGCCAGCTGTCCGGCTTAG